In Citrus sinensis cultivar Valencia sweet orange chromosome 2, DVS_A1.0, whole genome shotgun sequence, a single genomic region encodes these proteins:
- the LOC102578048 gene encoding ubiquinol oxidase 4, chloroplastic/chromoplastic, giving the protein MMTTLSQTVSVFSNRAINLESVASFNTIKTLRFNPPSSPRSLSRNFCRVQATILQDEEEKVVVEESSPLKNFPNDDEPPETGSASALEKWVIKFEQSVNILLTESVIMVLDALYRDRDYARFFVLETIARVPYFAFISVLHMYESFGWWRRADYLKVHFAESWNEMHHLLIMEELGGNAWWFDRFLAQHIAVAYYFVTVFMYVISPRMAYHFSECVESHAFETYDKFIKAQGEKLKKMPAPAVAIKYYTGGDLYLFDEFQTARLPNSRRPKIENLYDVFLNIRDDEAEHCKTMKACQTHGNLRSPHSYSEDDFGCEDESGCIVAQADCEGIVDCIKKAVAVSTPRVKQN; this is encoded by the exons ATGATGACAACTCTCTCTCAAACAGTATCGGTCTTTTCCAATAGAGCAATAAATCTTGAAAGCGTAGCTTCTTTCAACACCATCAAGACTTTGCGTTTCAATCCTCCCTCTTCACCTCGATCGCTATCCAG GAATTTTTGTCGAGTTCAAGCCACAATTTTGCAAGATGAAGAGGAGAAAGTGGTGGTAGAGGAGTCATCTCCACTCAAGAATTTTCCAAATGATGATGAGCCACCCGAGACTGGGTCAGCTAGTGCATTGGAAAAATGGGTTATCAAGTTTGAACAATCTGTTAATATCTTACTTACG GAATCTGTGATAATGGTACTTGATGCCTTGTATCGTGACCGGGATTATGCAAGGTTCTTTGTACTGGAGACTATTGCTAGAGTTCCTTATTTTG CATTTATTTCTGTTCTGCACATGTATGAGAGTTTTGGTTGGTGGAGAAGAGCAGATTACCTGAAAGTTCATTTTGCTGAGAGCTGGAATGAGATGCATCACTTGCTCATAATGGAA GAATTGGGAGGAAATGCTTGGTGGTTCGATCGCTTTCTTGCGCAACATATAGCCGTTGCTTATTATTTTGTGACAGTCTTCATGTATGTAATAAGCCCAAGAATGGCAT ATCACTTTTCGGAATGTGTGGAGAGCCATGCTTTTGAAACTTATGACAAATTTATCAAGGCCCAAggag AGAAGTTGAAAAAGATGCCTGCGCCGGCGGTTGCCATTAAGTACTATACTGGAGGCGACTTGTACTTATTTG ATGAATTTCAAACTGCAAGACTCCCAAATTCTCGAAGACCAAAAATAG AGAATTTGTATGATGTGTTTTTGAACATTAGAGATGATGAAGCTGAACATTGTAAGACGATGAAGGCTTGTCAGACACATGGAAACCTTCGGTCACCTCATTCTTATTCAGAGGATGATTTTGGTTGCGAAGATGAGTCTGGCTGCATAGTTGCTCAAGCAGATTGTGAAGGAATTGTAGATTGTATAAAGAAAGCTGTAGCTGTTAGTACTCCCCGAGTAAAGCAAAACtaa